One Paralichthys olivaceus isolate ysfri-2021 chromosome 21, ASM2471397v2, whole genome shotgun sequence genomic window carries:
- the nfe2l1b gene encoding endoplasmic reticulum membrane sensor NFE2L1b, translating into MLYLKKYFTEGLIQFTILLSLIGVRVDVDTYLSNQLPPLREIILGPSSAYTQTQFHNLRNTLDGYGIHPKSVDLDHFFTTRRLLNQVRQLDRLSVPSTELNTWLVHRDSETVVSASSQSSATITLDNGAGLEDVDSPDATPAMRGGSGAPESTYNLNAADSSLGAVAPEGNQEQGSRDGNDDLTKEDIDLIDILWRQDIDLGAGREVFNYNNRQKESEEEKPSLQESKDRNKEQESWRNGVNLQGAQPVDGETGESIPEQLPGLGSQTSLSLQECLRLLEATFPFGEESEFPAPVVAPEINVTTDEVPSTSQAVPLAPQLPPAEPQLDLEQQWQDIMAIMELQAMEVNNTSLQTDSGSVSGTTETTESNTTGNFGLAPPPTPINQDVSLHQASLPSCSQDFPQIFSPQLDSVSIPPRTPMLRLSSNNSTNINSTFGATNLTGIFLPPHINSSSSNVTSTPILPDPFSTLLEESMLDEISLLDLAMEEGFSQAQASQLEDELDSDSGLSLDSSHSPASPSSSETSCSSAASSSSTSATFSEEGAVGYSTDSEVATVEPEEGAVGGYQPGYSKLCRMSYQDPSQFHSLPQLDSISHNHTYNLPLSSAFTEHPELPISTAKKTVRDKASSKLQPAHDLLDKHASRDERRARSMKIPFSNEKIINLPVEEFNELLAKHHLSEAQLALIRDIRRRGKNKMAAQNCRKRKLDTIINLEQGVQDLRRNKARLLKEKMEFIRSIRQMKQKMQSLYQEVFTQLRDEEGRPYPPSEYSLQYSADGSVLIMPRCVTAAEQNRKPEKKQKDKKK; encoded by the exons atgCTTTACCTGAAAAAGTACTTCACAGAGGGCCTGATTCAGTTCACCATCCTTCTGAGTCTCATTGGGGTGCGGGTGGACGTTGACACCTACCTAAGCAATCAGCTCCCCCCACTGAGAGAGATCATCCTGGGCCCCAGCTCAGCCTACACCCAGACACAGTTTCACAACCTCCGCAACACGCTGGACGGCTATGGCATCCATCCAAAGAGTGTGGACCTCGACCATTTCTTCACCACTCGACGGCTGCTGAACCAGGTGCGCCAGCTGGATCGCCTCTCCGTGCCCAGTACCGAGCTCAACACTTGGCTAGTGCACCGTGACTCTGAGACTGTGGTGTCCGCCAGCAGCCAGTCCAGCGCCACCATCACCCTGGACAATGGGGCCGGCCTAGAGGACGTAGACAGCCCTGACGCTACCCCGGCCATgaggggaggaagtggagcacCTGAATCCACCTACAACCTGAACGCAGCGGACAGCAGCCTGGGAGCCGTGGCCCCGGAGGGCAACCAGGAGCAGGGAAGCAGGGACGGCAATGACGACCTCACAAAAGAG GACATTGACTTGATTGACATCCTGTGGCGACAGGACATCGACCTTGGCGCGGGAAGAGAAGtgttcaactacaacaaccgtcagaaggagagcgaggaggagaagcCCAGCCTGCAGGAGAGCAAAGACAGGAACAAGGAGCAGGAGAGCTGGAGAAATGGAGTCAACCTCCAAGGGGCTCAGCCAGTAGACGGGGAGACTGGAGAGAGCATTCCAGAGCAG CTCCCAGGTCTTGGATCACAGACGTCACTGTCTCTACAAGAATGTCTGAGGCTGTTGGAGGCCACTTTCCCCTTTGGAGAAGAATCTGAG TTTCCAGCCCCGGTCGTCGCTCCAGAAATAAATGTTACCACTGATGAAGTTCCGTCGACATCTCAGGCCGTTCCTCTGGCTCCACAGCTGCCCCCAGCGGAGCCACAGTTAGACCTGGAGCAGCAGTGGCAGGACATCATGGCCATCATGGAGCTACAA GCAATGGAAGTGAACAACACTTCGCTCCAAACCGACTCCGGCAGCGTTAGTGGAACAACTGAGACGACCGAATCCAACACGACAGGAAACTTTGGACTCGCTCCTCCTCCAACGCCGATAAACCAAGATGTCAGTCTTCACCAGGCCTCCCTCCCCAGCTGCAGCCAAGACTTCCCCCAGATCTTCAGCCCCCAGTTGGACTCTGTTAGCATCCCCCCCAGAACCCCCATGCTCAGACTTTCTTCCAACAACTCCACCAACATCAACTCCACATTTGGAGCCACTAACCTGACAGGGATCTTTCTTCCTCCGCACATAAACAGTTCCAGTAGCAATGTTACgtccacacccatcctgcccgaTCCTTTCAGCACCTTGCTGGAGGAGTCCATGCTCGATGAGATCAGCTTGTTGGACCTTGCCATGGAGGAGGGCTTCAGCCAGGCCCAAGCTTCCCAGCTGGAGGACGAGCTTGACTCCGATTCTGGTCTCTCCCTGGACTCCAGCCACAGCCCGGCGTCGCCAAGCAGCTCGGAgacttcctgctcctctgcagcttcctcctcctcaacgTCTGCCACCTTCTCTGAGGAAGGAGCTGTGGGATACAGCACTGACTCTGAGGTAGCCACTGTTGAGCCAGAGGAAGGTGCTGTCGGTGGTTACCAGCCCGGGTACAGTAAGCTCTGCCGTATGAGCTATCAGGACCCCTCCCAGTTCCATAGCCTCCCTCAGCTCGACAGCATCAGCCACAATCATACCTACAACCTGCCGCTCTCCTCTGCTTTCACTGAGCACCCGGAGCTCCCCATATCAACCGCGAAGAAAACTGTCCGCGACAAAGCGAGCTCAAAGCTTCAGCCTGCTCACGACTTGCTTGATAAGCACGCCAGTCGCGATGAACGCCGAGCCCGGTCCATGAAAATCCCCTTCTCCAACGAAAAGATCATCAACCTGCCTGTTGAAGAGTTCAACGAGCTTCTCGCCAAGCACCACCTGAGTGAAGCCCAGCTCGCCCTCATCCGTGACATCCGCAGGCGTGGCAAGAACAAGATGGCAGCCCAGAACTGCCGCAAGCGCAAACTGGACACCATCATTAACCTGGAGCAGGGCGTCCAAGACCTGAGGCGCAACAAGGCGCGGCTGTTGAAGGAGAAGATGGAGTTCATTCGTTCCATCCGGCAGATGAAGCAGAAAATGCAAAGTCTGTACCAGGAGGTGTTCACTCAGCTACGAGACGAGGAGGGCCGGCCCTATCCTCCCAGCGAGTACTCGCTGCAGTACAGCGCTGACGGCAGCGTGCTGATCATGCCCCGGTGCGTGACGGCTGCTGAGCAGAACCGTAAgccagagaaaaaacagaaggaCAAAAAGAAGTGA